In Nitrospirota bacterium, the following are encoded in one genomic region:
- a CDS encoding nucleotidyl transferase AbiEii/AbiGii toxin family protein yields the protein MERELAENLSKRLRIDIAQVVREFWETVILKGLFDAPEGRFIIFKGGTALRFVYGSPRFSEDLDFSLTEDKLKVKFKPLIKRIVSPYSELSITNLEEKYYTYLGEIKITEGYLSSPFRIKIEISKRRERGYKSELSLISSPLSTIQCLGRVSTLEQLYKDKLTCIADRAKPKDVFDLWYICQKLKKTYAPETISISKKELVRELRKYLPKDFWAVIDNLRP from the coding sequence ATGGAACGAGAATTAGCAGAAAATTTATCAAAAAGATTAAGGATAGATATTGCACAGGTTGTCAGAGAGTTCTGGGAGACTGTAATACTGAAGGGACTTTTTGACGCTCCAGAAGGCAGATTCATCATTTTTAAAGGTGGGACTGCGCTGAGGTTTGTTTACGGCTCACCGAGATTTTCTGAAGACCTTGACTTTTCTCTAACAGAGGATAAGTTAAAGGTTAAATTCAAACCTCTTATCAAAAGGATCGTTTCTCCATACTCTGAACTCTCGATCACAAACTTAGAAGAGAAATACTACACATATCTCGGTGAGATTAAAATCACAGAAGGCTATCTTTCGTCACCCTTTAGGATAAAGATTGAAATATCAAAAAGGCGTGAAAGAGGATACAAATCAGAACTGTCGCTTATTTCGTCTCCGCTCTCAACAATACAATGCCTCGGTAGGGTATCTACCCTTGAACAACTCTATAAAGATAAACTTACATGTATTGCGGATAGGGCAAAGCCAAAGGATGTTTTTGACCTCTGGTATATATGCCAGAAACTAAAAAAAACCTATGCACCTGAAACCATATCAATTTCTAAAAAAGAGCTTGTCAGGGAGCTAAGAAAATACCTGCCAAAGGATTTCTGGGCTGTAATAGATAATCTGAGACCATGA
- a CDS encoding helix-turn-helix domain-containing protein, whose protein sequence is MRDEVAQRIRKYRKKAGLTQEALAEKIGCSKTRIALLEQGKRGSKQRLLYSQIAEVLGIPVYTLFRDEDEAEKLLLEPYKYIRKKLKESSIPPEFQEELSREMFNFVRWKLNDIITKVKEDKKTRKKKRGGKQRW, encoded by the coding sequence ATGAGAGATGAAGTAGCACAGCGTATCAGGAAGTACCGCAAGAAGGCAGGACTCACCCAGGAAGCACTCGCAGAGAAAATCGGGTGCAGTAAGACCCGAATCGCCCTCCTCGAGCAAGGTAAAAGAGGTTCTAAACAAAGGCTTCTTTACAGTCAGATTGCAGAGGTATTGGGAATTCCTGTATATACCCTATTCCGTGACGAAGATGAAGCAGAAAAACTCCTCTTAGAGCCATACAAGTATATCAGAAAAAAATTAAAGGAATCCTCTATACCACCAGAGTTTCAGGAAGAATTAAGCAGAGAGATGTTTAATTTTGTCAGGTGGAAGCTAAACGACATAATTACAAAGGTCAAAGAAGATAAAAAGACCAGGAAAAAGAAGCGTGGAGGAAAGCAGAGATGGTGA
- a CDS encoding radical SAM protein, giving the protein MYPLGRSKPFSAWQIELTTRCPLRCRMCIREGIKDWYSGDMNIDNFKRLLPYLKDVETVILEGWGESLLHKNLIEAIRLVKEEGSEVGFVTSGKGLNREYITELINAGIDFIGFSLAGSSASTHESIRVNSDFGVFLENIKTFNEVKVNKKLRKPKLHIVYLMLKDNIFEVSALLELAKETGIEEVVLTNLIHVTNEWQEKQRVFKCNEVGNKTIMSQVSFCHPELVSGSKREMLKRVQHDRVEGSSDEKRHYEEILKEAEVKAKELKIKLRRPSLSPDDVPVCEENPLKNLYISVDGNVSPCVYLYPPVPSPFKRIFCGDEYQIEKVSFGNIFTEPLHTIWNKKGYIEFRDCFISRRKKFEEMYSYLLNLDSPKRFEIMPLPDTPEHCRTCHKMLGI; this is encoded by the coding sequence ATGTACCCCCTTGGCAGAAGCAAGCCCTTCTCTGCATGGCAGATTGAACTTACCACAAGATGCCCACTTAGATGCAGGATGTGTATAAGGGAGGGGATAAAAGACTGGTATAGCGGTGATATGAATATTGATAATTTTAAAAGACTCCTACCTTATCTTAAAGATGTAGAGACAGTAATTCTTGAGGGATGGGGTGAATCATTACTCCACAAAAATCTTATCGAGGCTATAAGATTGGTAAAAGAAGAAGGTTCTGAGGTTGGATTTGTAACAAGCGGGAAGGGATTAAACAGGGAGTATATCACTGAACTGATTAACGCAGGTATTGATTTTATAGGTTTTTCTCTTGCAGGTAGTTCAGCAAGCACACACGAATCCATAAGGGTAAATTCTGACTTTGGAGTCTTTCTGGAGAACATAAAAACTTTTAACGAGGTCAAGGTAAACAAAAAACTCAGAAAACCAAAACTACACATCGTATACCTTATGCTCAAGGACAATATCTTTGAGGTTTCTGCCCTGCTGGAGCTTGCAAAAGAAACTGGCATCGAAGAGGTTGTCCTGACAAATCTAATTCATGTGACTAATGAATGGCAGGAGAAACAGAGGGTGTTTAAATGTAATGAAGTAGGAAATAAAACAATTATGTCTCAAGTCTCATTTTGTCACCCTGAACTTGTTTCAGGGTCTAAACGAGAGATGCTGAAACGAGTTCAGCATGACAGAGTAGAGGGATCTTCAGATGAAAAAAGGCATTACGAAGAAATTCTTAAAGAGGCAGAGGTGAAGGCAAAAGAATTAAAGATAAAACTCAGGCGACCTTCTCTATCACCAGACGATGTCCCTGTGTGTGAAGAAAATCCCCTGAAAAATCTCTATATATCAGTAGATGGCAATGTATCACCCTGTGTCTATCTATATCCACCAGTTCCTTCGCCATTTAAAAGAATATTCTGTGGCGATGAGTATCAGATCGAAAAGGTTAGTTTTGGAAATATCTTCACGGAACCCCTCCACACTATATGGAATAAGAAAGGATATATCGAATTCAGGGATTGCTTTATATCTAGAAGAAAAAAGTTTGAAGAAATGTATTCATATCTCCTGAATTTGGACAGTCCAAAAAGATTCGAAATTATGCCCTTACCAGATACTCCTGAGCATTGCAGAACATGTCATAAGATGCTCGGTATATAG